The following are encoded together in the Phaseolus vulgaris cultivar G19833 chromosome 9, P. vulgaris v2.0, whole genome shotgun sequence genome:
- the LOC137821193 gene encoding uncharacterized protein produces MLDPRTHHPTNSFHLYDDTRHKPHTTWEPTNSLMWPSKSPFQELNVDDSGICSPPMWTTSPPHTRNDHRGLSPTSRTQAIVRGQRELMEMVKNMPESNYELSLKDLVEHHRLENEVEDRRNLTVYKRDKSGGGGGGGGKRVGNKMVQVKKNGNIDRGGFYLKMGLPFSLGSKEKNKSKKKKNESSGNSSSRVTPKPDGSTKGGVDKEWWKKSPSACKGSDSGESSLNSGSSKSSGSSSSSSSNSRSNSRREKGGRLCWGFIRRPKSQTRK; encoded by the exons ATGCTTGATCCCAGGACACACCACCCCACCAATTCTTTTCATCTGTACGACGACACTCGACACAAACCTCACACCACATGGGAACCCACCAACTCTCTTATGTGGCCTTCCAAATCTCCTTTTCAGGAACTCAACGTGGATGATTCTGGAATTTGTTCTCCTCCCATGTGGACTACCAGCCCCCCACACACCAGAAACGACCACCGGGGCCTTTCACCCACGTCCAGGACCCAGGCCATAGTCAGAGGGCAGAGGGAACTCATGGAAATGGTGAAGAACATGCCCGAGTCCAACTACGAGCTCTCCTTGAAGGACCTCGTCGAACACCACAGGCTAGAGAACGAAGTGGAAGATCGGAGGAATTTGACCGTGTACAAGAGGGACAAAAGcggtggtggtggtggcggCGGCGGTAAAAGGGTTGGTAATAAGATGGTACAGGTGAAGAAAAACGGGAACATTGACCGTGGAGGTTTCTACCTCAAAATGGGGCTTCCTTTTTCTCTGGGGTCTAAGGAGAAGAACAAgagcaagaagaagaagaatgagtCCTCTGGGAATAGCAGTTCAAGAGTTACCCCTAAACCCGATGGATCAACAAAGGGTGGTGTTGACAAGGAGTGGTGGAAGAAGAGTCCTTCAGCGTGTAAAGGGAGTGACAGTGGTGAATCCAGTCTCAATAGTGGTAGTTCCAAAAGTTCTGGTAGCAGTAGTAGCAGCAGCAGCAATAGCCGGAGTAACAGCAG GCGTGAGAAGGGTGGTAGACTTTGCTGGGGTTTCATTCGCAGACCCAAAAGCCAAACACGAAAGTAA
- the LOC137821399 gene encoding pentatricopeptide repeat-containing protein At3g26540 — translation MGVSAASVVSQLLRKENLNPQQQPQTNEVIKTILTYLKAGRIRKATSILFAFPKPFPYSLYALFFRLCTSHRAIVEARKVESHLLTFSPNPPVFLLNRAIESYAKCQCLRDARELFDEMPRRDGGTWNALITAYSRSGFPNQAFSLFLLMTRSGFWPSEVTFASVLASCAAASQLPLSKQVHGLVTKFGFCGNVILGSSLVDVYAKCGVMVDARRMFHEIPQPNAVTWNVIVRRYLDAGDAKEAVFMFSRMFSTAVQPMNFTFSNALVACSSVSALREGMQIHGVVVKLGLQEDNVISSSLVNMYVKCHKLEDGSRVFDLLGSRDLVSWTSIVSAYAMSGKTLEARKLFDKMPERNVVSWNAMLAGYVRCFEWSEALDFMYLMLDRIKYVDHVTLGLMLNISAGISDHETGKQIHGYTYRHGFHLDIRVSNALLDMYGKCGNLNMARVWFNQMSDWRDRVSWNALLASYGHHQLSEQALTMFSEMQWETKPTKYTFGTLLLACANTFALHHGKQIHGFITRHGFQIDTIMRTALVYMYCKCRCLGYAIEVLKGAVSRDVIIWNTIILGCCHNHRGKEALELFAMMEAEGVKPDHVTLKGILLACVEEGLIEFGTECFKSLSSKYHVLPRLEHYNCMIELYIRHGSMHELDNFMRTMTIEPTLPMLERVLDACQKNEWARLGEWITEKINAFKY, via the coding sequence ATGGGCGTGAGTGCCGCTTCTGTAGTGAGCCAGCTCCTCCGCAAGGAAAACCTGAATCCACAGCAACAGCCCCAAACCAACGAAGTGATAAAAACAATCCTCACTTACCTCAAAGCGGGTCGCATCCGAAAGGCGACTTCCATTCTCTTCGCCTTCCCAAAACCCTTTCCATACTCTCTCTATGCCCTCTTCTTCCGCCTATGTACCTCCCATCGCGCCATCGTCGAGGCTCGCAAGGTCGAGTCCCACTTGCTCACTTTCTCCCCCAATCCCCCCGTCTTCCTCTTAAACCGCGCCATCGAGTCTTACGCCAAATGCCAATGTCTACGCGACGCCCGCGAACTGTTCGACGAAATGCCCCGACGAGATGGCGGCACTTGGAACGCTCTCATCACTGCTTACTCCCGATCGGGTTTCCCCAACCAGGCTTTTTCCTTGTTCCTGTTGATGACTAGGTCCGGTTTTTGGCCCTCTGAGGTTACTTTTGCTAGCGTTCTTGCTTCTTGTGCTGCTGCTTCTCAGCTTCCTCTTTCCAAGCAGGTTCATGGGCTGGTCACAAAGTTTGGCTTTTGTGGTAACGTCATACTCGGGAGTTCACTTGTTGATGTGTATGCCAAGTGCGGGGTTATGGTTGATGCTCGCAGGATGTTTCATGAGATTCCGCAGCCTAATGCTGTCACTTGGAATGTGATCGTGAGGCGTTATCTTGATGCCGGTGATGCAAAGGAAGCGGTTTTCATGTTCTCGCGGATGTTTTCCACGGCGGTTCAGCCGATGAATTTTACTTTCTCTAACGCTCTTGTTGCTTGTTCCAGCGTGTCTGCGCTCCGGGAGGGGATGCAGATTCATGGGGTGGTTGTGAAGTTAGGCCTCCAAGAGGATAATGTCATTTCGAGTTCGCTTGTAAACATGTATGTGAAGTGTCACAAGCTGGAGGATGGTTCTCGGGTTTTTGATCTGCTTGGTTCGAGAGATTTGGTGTCTTGGACTTCCATTGTTTCGGCGTATGCAATGAGTGGGAAAACTTTGGAGGCAAGAAAGCTTTTCGATAAGATGCCTGAACGGAATGTGGTTTCATGGAATGCAATGTTAGCGGGATATGTTCGGTGCTTTGAATGGTCTGAGGCGTTAGATTTTATGTATCTCATGCTTGATAGGATTAAATATGTGGATCATGTCACACTCGGTTTGATGTTAAATATTTCTGCGGGTATTTCGGATCATGAAACGGGGAAACAGATTCATGGATACACCTACAGACATGGCTTCCACTTGGACATTAGGGTTAGCAATGCCCTTCTTGACATGTATGGTAAGTGTGGGAACTTGAACATGGCCAGGGTTTGGTTTAACCAGATGAGTGATTGGCGTGACAGGGTTTCCTGGAATGCTTTGTTGGCTAGCTATGGCCATCATCAGTTAAGTGAACAGGCGTTAACAATGTTTTCAGAGATGCAGTGGGAGACAAAACCAACCAAATATACATTCGGAACCCTTTTGTTAGCATGTGCAAATACCTTTGCTCTTCACCACGGTAAACAAATTCACGGATTCATCACTAGACATGGATTTCAGATAGATACTATAATGAGAACCGCTCTGGTTTACATGTACTGTAAATGCCGTTGTCTTGGGTATGCTATTGAGGTTCTCAAGGGAGCAGTTTCTAGGGATGTGATAATTTGGAATACCATAATTTTGGGATGTTGTCACAATCATAGGGGTAAAGAAGCGCTTGAACTTTTTGCGATGATGGAAGCAGAAGGCGTCAAGCCAGACCATGTGACCTTAAAGGGCATTCTGCTTGCTTGCGTTGAAGAAGGCCTAATTGAGTTTGGCACAGAATGCTTCAAGTCACTGAGCAGTAAATACCATGTCCTGCCTCGGCTGGAGCATTATAACTGCATGATTGAACTCTACATTCGGCATGGATCCATGCATGAGCTTGACAATTTTATGAGGACAATGACCATTGAGCCCACACTTCCAATGTTGGAGAGAGTTCTTGATGCTTGCCAGAAAAATGAGTGGGCAAGATTGGGAGAATGGATTACAGAAAAAATTAATGcattcaaatattaa
- the LOC137821400 gene encoding putative pentatricopeptide repeat-containing protein At1g77010, mitochondrial: MELHGLARTLQSWSTISEGRQLHVAFLKTGILNYSVTVANRLLQLYTRCGFLRDASHLFDEMPSTNSFSWNTLVQAHLNSGHTHNAFHLFNAMPHKTHFSWNMVVSSFAKSGHLQLAYSLFNAMPSKNHLVWNSIIHSYSRHGHPGKALFLFKRMNSDPAQIMYRDAFVLATVLGACADLLALNCGKQVHARVFVDGLGLDLDRVLCSSLINLYGKCGDLDGAARVISSVREVDDFSFSALISGYANAGRMREARRVFDIKVDPCVVLWNSIISGYVSNGEEMEAVNLFSAMLRNGVRGDVSTVANILSAGSCLLVVELVRQMHAYGFKAGATHDIVVASALLDAYSKCQSPCEACKLFSELKAYDTILLNTMISVYSNCGRIEDAKWIFNTMPKKTLISWNSILVGLTQNACPIEALDVFCQMNKLDLKMDKFSFASVISACASKSSLELGEQVFGKAVTIGLDSDQIISTSLVDFYCKCGFVKIGRKVFDGMVKTDEVSWNTMLMGYAANGHGIEALTLFSEMRYCGVKPSAITFTGVLSACDHCGLVEEGRYLFHTMTHNYNINPGIEHYSCMVDLFARAGCFEEAMDLMAEMPFQADANMWLSVLRGCIAHGNKIIGKTAAEQIIQLDPENSGAYIQLSNILASSGDWEGSALVRELMRDKHVPKIPGCSWADC, encoded by the coding sequence ATGGAATTGCATGGTCTGGCACGAACGCTTCAGTCCTGGTCCACCATCAGTGAAGGGAGGCAACTCCACGTGGCATTCCTTAAAACTGGCATTCTGAATTACTCCGTCACCGTCGCAAACCGTCTTCTTCAGCTATACACCCGCTGCGGTTTTCTCCGTGATGCGTCTCACTTGTTCGACGAAATGCCCAGTACAAACTCTTTCTCTTGGAACACCCTCGTCCAAGCACATCTCAACTCAGGCCACACCCACAATGCCTTCCACTTGTTCAATGCCATGCCTCACAAGACTCACTTCTCATGGAACATGGTCGTTTCCTCATTCGCCAAGTCCGGACACCTCCAACTAGCCTACTCACTATTCAATGCCATGCCCTCAAAGAACCACCTTGTCTGGAATTCCATAATTCATAGTTATTCCCGACATGGGCATCCTGGGAAAGCGCTTTTCCTCTTCAAGAGAATGAACTCTGACCCTGCACAGATAATGTACCGTGATGCTTTTGTGCTGGCCACTGTTCTCGGCGCTTGTGCTGACTTGCTGGCTCTCAACTGCGGGAAACAAGTTCATGCACGTGTTTTCGTTGATGGTCTTGGGTTGGATCTTGACAGGGTTTTGTGCAGCTCGCTGATTAACTTGTACGGGAAGTGTGGTGATTTGGATGGTGCTGCTCGCGTTATTAGTTCCGTGAGGGAAGTGGATGATTTCTCTTTTTCAGCTTTGATATCTGGTTATGCAAATGCTGGCAGAATGAGGGAGGCGAGAAGGGTTTTCGATATTAAGGTTGATCCATGTGTTGTGCTGTGGAATTCGATTATTTCGGGTTATGTGTCCAACGGTGAGGAGATGGAAGCAGTGAATCTTTTCTCTGCAATGCTCAGGAATGGTGTGAGGGGAGACGTGTCTACTGTTGCTAATATTTTGAGTGCAGGCAGTTGTTTACTTGTTGTAGAACTTGTTAGGCAAATGCATGCCTACGGTTTTAAAGCCGGGGCGACTCATGATATTGTGGTTGCTAGTGCTCTGCTTGATGCCTACTCCAAATGTCAAAGCCCTTGTGAAGCTTGCAAGTTGTTTAGTGAGCTCAAAGCTTATGATACCATTTTACTTAATACTATGATCAGTGTGTATTCCAATTGTGGAAGGATAGAAGATGCCAAATGGATTTTTAATACGATGCCTAAGAAAACCTTAATTTCATGGAATTCAATCCTAGTTGGCCTGACCCAGAATGCGTGTCCAATTGAAGCGTTAGATGTTTTTTGTCAGATGAATAAGCTGGACTTAAAAATGGACAAGTTTAGTTTTGCTAGTGTTATCAGTGCTTGTGCCAGCAAATCATCCCTTGAACTTGGTGAGCAGGTATTCGGTAAAGCTGTTACCATTGGACTCGACTCCGACCAGATTATTTCTACCTCCCTTGTTGATTTTTACTGTAAATGTGGTTTTGTTAAGATAGGGCGTAAAGTTTTTGATGGAATGGTAAAAACTGATGAAGTCTCTTGGAACACAATGTTGATGGGGTATGCCGCAAATGGACATGGAATTGAAGCATTAACACTCTTTAGCGAAATGAGGTACTGTGGTGTCAAGCCTTCTGCCATTACTTTTACTGGAGTTCTTTCAGCCTGTGATCACTGTGGTCTGGTTGAAGAAGGAAGATATCTGTTCCACACAATGACACATAACTATAATATAAATCCCGGAATTGAACATTACTCTTGCATGGTTGATCTTTTTGCTCGAGCTGGATGCTTCGAGGAAGCAATGGATCTTATGGCAGAGATGCCTTTTCAGGCTGATGCAAACATGTGGTTGTCAGTATTGAGAGGCTGTATTGCTCATGGAAACAAAATTATTGGCAAGACAGCGGCAGAGCAAATCATTCAGCTTGATCCTGAAAATTCAGGTGCTTATATACAATTATCTAACATACTTGCATCTTCTGGGGATTGGGAAGGGTCAGCACTAGTAAGAGAACTGATGAGAGACAAGCATGTTCCGAAAATTCCTGGTTGCAGTTGGGCAGATTGTTAA
- the LOC137822763 gene encoding pentatricopeptide repeat-containing protein At1g43980, mitochondrial: MYPFFKHTKGPHFPLSYCSLLLNHCLSQRSLNFVKVVHAHFFKLGLNTYTYLGNRCLNLYSELGHINDTLKVFDDISHKNSTSWNIFLKGFLKSGQLCKAFHVFDVMPARDVVTWNSMISGYASFGFLSHALELFVEMQGTDVRPSGFTFSIVMSLVSSPSHAKQIHCRMIRSEMDLDNVVLGNSLITMYGKLGLVEYAFGVIMTMKQFDVISWNSLIWACQRAGHHEQALELFYQMRGVEFLPDQFTCSMLMSVSSNLRDLDKGKQVFAYCFKMGFVYNSIVSSAAIDLFSKCNRLEDSVQLFKEQDQWDSALCNSMISGYARHDLGEDALRLFVLTLRENIRPTEYMVSSLLSSVSILLPVEMGNQIHSLVPKLGFESDAVIANSLVDMYAKFGFIDDALNIFNEMKIKDLVSWNTMLMGLTYNGRVSSTMDLFRELLTREDMLPDRITLTSVLLACNYGLLVDEGIEIFSSMEIKFGVKPEEEHYECVVAMLSKAGKLKEAIDIIETMPYRSTSGIWRSILFACAVYGDLQIIEGVAEKIIDRETQTSLPYLVLAQTYQMRGRWETMVRMRKAVETKGTKEVIGCSWIGIKNNLYTFESNQLQHYGGKDLYLLLNLLDWEMETEGFV; this comes from the coding sequence ATGTACCCATTTTTTAAGCACACGAAAGGTCCTCACTTTCCTCTTTCCTATTGCTCTCTTCTCCTAAACCACTGTTTATCTCAAAGATCTCTTAATTTTGTCAAAGTCGTGCATGCCCATTTCTTCAAACTGGGTCTtaacacctacacctatctggGTAATCGCTGTCTCAATCTCTACTCAGAGCTCGGCCACATCAATGACACACTGAAGGTGTTTGACGATATTTCACACAAGAACTCCACGTCCTGGAACATTTTCTTAAAGGGGTTTCTGAAAagtggccagctttgcaaggcCTTCCACGTGTTTGATGTAATGCCTGCTAGAGATGTTGTTACTTGGAACTCCATGATTTCGGGTTATGCTTCTTTTGGGTTTTTAAGTCATGCATTGGAGCTTTTTGTTGAAATGCAAGGCACTGATGTGAGGCCCAGTGGGTTCACTTTCTCCATTGTGATGTCACTCGTGTCAAGTCCCTCCCATGCTAAGCAGATACATTGTAGGATGATCAGAAGTGAGATGGATTTGGATAATGTAGTTCTTGGGAATTCGTTAATAACAATGTATGGAAAGCTTGGTCTGGTTGAATATGCTTTTGGTGTGATTATGACTATGAAACAGTTTGATGTTATATCTTGGAACTCTTTGATCTGGGCCTGTCAAAGAGCTGGGCACCATGAGCAGGCTCTGGAGCTGTTCTATCAGATGAGAGGTGTCGAGTTTTTACCCGATCAGTTTACATGTTCAATGTTAATGAGTGTCTCTTCTAACTTGCGAGACTTGGACAAGGGTAAGCAGGTTTTTGCCTATTGTTTCAAGATGGGATTTGTTTATAATAGCATTGTATCCAGTGCTGCTATTGACCTCTTTTCCAAATGCAACAGATTGGAGGATTCTGTTCAGCTCTTTAAGGAACAAGATCAATGGGATTCAGCTCTATGCAATTCCATGATTTCAGGCTATGCTAGACATGATTTAGGGGAAGATGCTCTGCGACTTTTTGTGCTGACCTTGAGGGAGAATATCAGGCCAACAGAATACATGGTTAGCTCTCTCCTGAGTTCTGTTTCAATTTTGTTACCAGTTGAAATGGGTAATCAAATCCATTCTTTGGTTCCTAAACTAGGTTTTGAGTCAGATGCAGTTATTGCCAATTCACTTGTTGACATGTATGCCAAATTTGGGTTTATTGACGATGCCTTGAATATCttcaatgaaatgaaaataaaagattTGGTATCATGGAACACTATGCTGATGGGTCTGACTTACAATGGGCGAGTGTCTTCCACCATGGACCTCTTCAGGGAATTATTGACTAGAGAGGACATGCTTCCAGATCGAATAACACTTACTTCAGTTCTACTAGCATGCAACTATGGGTTATTGGTTGATGaaggaattgaaatattttccTCAATGGAGATTAAATTTGGAGTAAAACCAGAAGAAGAACATTATGAATGTGTTGTGGCAATGTTGAGTAAAGCTGGTAAACTCAAAGAAGCCATTGATATCATAGAAACAATGCCGTATAGAAGTACCTCTGGCATTTGGAGGTCAATTCTTTTTGCATGTGCAGTTTATGGAGACCTGCAAATTATAGAAGGAGTTGCAGAGAAAATAATCGATAGGGAAACACAAACATCCTTACCCTACTTGGTTTTGGCTCAAACATATCAAATGAGGGGTAGATGGGAGACCATGGTTCGAATGAGAAAGGCTGTGGAAACTAAAGGTACTAAAGAGGTCATCGGATGCAGTTGGATTGGAATAAAAAACAACTTATACACTTTTGAGTCAAATCAATTACAACATTATGGTGGCAAGGATCTTTATTTGCTGTTGAATTTACTGGACTGGGAGATGGAGACTGAAGGTTTTGTCTAA